In Lysobacter luteus, a single window of DNA contains:
- a CDS encoding UvrD-helicase domain-containing protein, which yields MHGLNPPQRAAVLHTDGPLLVLAGAGSGKTRVIVEKIAHLIASGRMPAKRIAAITFTNKSAKEMRERVAKRIRGDAADGLTICTFHALGLKFLQIEHAKLGLRRGFSIFDSDDSAAQIKDLLGTGTKPDALDDMRNLVSRAKNAGLSPEQAMSEARSAREVDAATVYALYQARLGTFNAVDFDDLIRLPVQLLESDPECALAWRERIGYLLVDECQDTNDAQYRLLKAIAGPRGLFTCVGDDDQSIYAWRGANPDNLLALGQDYPDLKIVKLEQNYRCSNRVLRAANALIANNPHEHPKTLWSDQADGERIRIWECRDAAHEAEKVAAEIQYTATAKQAPWSDFCILFRGNHQSRALEKALQLLRIPYHLTGGTAFLERGEVKDALSWLRLVANPDDDAAFLRAVTSPKREVGATTLARLAELAQHAHMPMSRAIESVGALKQLPPRAANALDGFATIIRGLREDARRLAPAELVRELAQRSGLLQSIRAQCKDEAGYQRRKQNLEELADWFDGASDRRGGAGPGELAAQLALLSHADKGDAGNQVRLMSLHGAKGLEFRYVFIVGVDDGNLPHEASIEEGRIDEERRLLYVGITRAKEQLWLSYSRQAQKWGDLLRLKPSRFFDELPADEVQRDGADPVADAARKQERAKAGFDAIRALLDS from the coding sequence ATGCACGGCCTCAACCCCCCCCAGCGCGCCGCCGTCCTGCACACCGACGGCCCCCTGCTCGTGCTCGCCGGCGCGGGCAGCGGCAAGACCCGCGTCATCGTCGAGAAGATCGCCCACCTGATCGCGTCCGGCCGCATGCCGGCCAAGCGGATCGCGGCGATTACCTTCACCAACAAATCCGCCAAGGAAATGCGCGAGCGCGTCGCCAAGCGCATCCGTGGCGATGCCGCCGATGGGCTGACCATCTGCACCTTCCACGCGCTGGGGCTGAAGTTCCTGCAGATCGAGCACGCCAAGCTGGGCCTGCGCCGGGGCTTCTCGATCTTCGACAGCGATGACAGCGCGGCGCAGATCAAGGACCTGCTGGGCACCGGCACCAAGCCGGACGCGCTCGACGACATGCGCAACCTGGTCTCGCGCGCCAAGAACGCCGGCCTGTCGCCCGAACAGGCGATGTCCGAGGCGCGCAGCGCGCGCGAGGTCGACGCCGCCACCGTCTACGCGCTGTACCAGGCACGGCTGGGCACCTTCAACGCGGTCGACTTCGACGACCTGATCCGGCTGCCGGTGCAGTTGCTGGAGTCCGATCCCGAGTGCGCGCTGGCCTGGCGCGAGCGCATCGGCTACCTGCTGGTCGACGAGTGCCAGGACACCAACGATGCCCAATACCGCCTGCTCAAGGCGATCGCCGGGCCGCGCGGGCTGTTCACCTGCGTGGGCGACGACGACCAGTCGATCTACGCCTGGCGCGGCGCCAACCCGGACAACCTGCTCGCGCTCGGGCAGGACTATCCCGACCTGAAGATCGTCAAGCTCGAACAGAACTACCGCTGCTCCAACCGCGTGCTGCGCGCGGCCAATGCACTGATCGCGAACAACCCGCACGAGCACCCCAAGACACTCTGGTCCGACCAGGCCGACGGCGAGCGCATCCGCATCTGGGAGTGTCGCGACGCCGCGCACGAGGCCGAGAAGGTCGCCGCCGAGATCCAGTACACCGCGACCGCGAAGCAGGCGCCGTGGAGCGACTTCTGCATCCTGTTCCGCGGCAACCACCAGTCGCGCGCGCTGGAGAAGGCGTTGCAGCTGCTGCGCATTCCCTACCACCTGACCGGCGGCACCGCGTTCCTGGAGCGCGGCGAGGTCAAGGACGCGCTTTCGTGGCTGCGGCTGGTCGCCAACCCCGATGACGACGCGGCCTTCCTGCGCGCGGTGACCTCGCCCAAGCGCGAGGTCGGTGCGACCACGCTGGCAAGGCTGGCCGAGCTGGCGCAGCACGCCCACATGCCGATGTCGCGCGCCATCGAATCGGTCGGCGCACTCAAGCAGTTGCCGCCGCGGGCGGCCAACGCACTCGACGGGTTCGCGACCATCATCCGCGGACTGCGCGAGGACGCCCGCCGGCTGGCCCCGGCCGAGCTGGTGCGCGAGCTTGCCCAGCGGTCCGGGCTGCTGCAGTCGATCCGCGCCCAGTGCAAGGACGAGGCCGGCTACCAGCGGCGCAAGCAGAACCTGGAGGAACTGGCCGACTGGTTCGACGGCGCCTCCGACCGCCGCGGCGGTGCCGGCCCGGGTGAGCTCGCCGCCCAGCTGGCGCTGCTGTCGCACGCGGACAAGGGCGACGCCGGCAACCAGGTCCGGCTGATGTCGCTGCACGGCGCCAAGGGCCTGGAGTTCCGCTACGTGTTCATCGTCGGTGTCGACGACGGCAACCTGCCGCACGAGGCGAGCATCGAGGAAGGCCGCATCGACGAGGAGCGCCGCCTGCTCTACGTCGGCATCACCCGCGCCAAGGAACAGCTGTGGCTGTCGTACTCCAGGCAGGCGCAGAAGTGGGGCGACCTGCTGCGACTCAAGCCGAGCCGCTTCTTCGACGAGCTGCCGGCGGACGAGGTCCAGCGCGACGGCGCCGATCCGGTCGCGGACGCGGCGCGCAAGCAGGAGCGCGCCAAGGCCGGCTTCGACGCGATCCGGGCGTTGCTGGACAGCTGA
- a CDS encoding YadA-like family protein, translating to MLVSNSAPALRASALSARPSSGPHTRLTPLSLALATALSLAALPATAAEVCLTDATAPALADGDKSLACGRGGMAMGEAATAVGAGSKAFGYKVSAFGAGSSATGSATTAIGADSRAVNVNATAVGSGSSADGINASAVGAGSSATDYAASAFGTNSQASGFYSSALGAGSTASGINSTAVGYSASASAANAVALGGGSVADRDDSVSIGSEGAERQLTHLAAGTEATDAVNLAQLEAVADVADATARQFKASGEAEAIVDGEQAVAVGADAYAGSDRATAIGSASSALGLGASAFGSGAFALGDYASANGFNAVAEGANSVANGSQAQATGDSSTALGGQLYVEDEDGTVLLDQSTVAAGEGATALGAGAQAAGGFGTAGGAAASAAGVQASAVGFSSSAGGDGASAFGGFSSASGFLSSALGYGAVASGELATSVGASAEASGASSTAIGEASIASGNESTAVGGSAAGLFSTEASGAQASAFGNGAWASGDSSSAIGWLSTAEATGSTALGAASWAAEADSTALGYGANAEAANSVALGAGSVADRIDSVSVGIEGGERQITHVAAGVEDTDAVNVAQLRELGEIAKSTDIHFESTGAGEAIVLGEESIAAGADALVEGDYSSAFGSASSAIGAGAGAFGSGAFALGDGATATGFNALADHGDASAYGAGSQATAAGATAVGSGSIATGGASVALGSQAQATGTGTLAFGSQSLASGDASVATGFMSQASGAFSASYGAGTRATGDYSYAAGGMFDLGAVIGFPPGQIVMLTAAHGIGATALGNGAVAGSEYYESIGDTAVGSLTVADGGYSTALGFGATAGADSSVAIGTNAYVNDDAYDSVALGAGSLADRANTISVGSAGDDYNSAFQRQITNVAAGTEAFDAANLGQLQSVAAVLGGGAGFSGGVFAPPSYLIQGSSYGDIGSAFAAVDQRLSALAEEIDGIPGNRDRKPVPPRRGSTTTAESEPSSPATGTAGVAGLPAADTPATGIGHGSAGANPVQAGDAGTLASAQGYTDHATAQALQSANGYTDAAAVQTLQSANDYTDTTATQTLHSANAYTDSRFTLLNDDFTALRGEVDSRFNQQEHRIDQMGAMSAAMVNMATSAAGIDTDNRVGVGVGFQNGATALSLGYQRALSERATVTFGGAFSGDDTSVGAGVGFGW from the coding sequence ATGCTCGTCTCCAACAGCGCGCCTGCGTTGCGCGCTTCTGCACTTTCCGCACGCCCGTCGTCCGGGCCACATACGCGGCTGACGCCGCTCTCACTGGCTCTGGCCACCGCGCTTTCGCTGGCGGCACTGCCGGCGACCGCCGCCGAGGTCTGCCTGACCGACGCTACCGCCCCGGCCCTGGCCGACGGCGACAAGAGCCTCGCCTGCGGCCGCGGCGGGATGGCGATGGGCGAGGCCGCCACCGCGGTCGGTGCGGGCAGCAAGGCGTTCGGCTACAAGGTTTCGGCCTTCGGCGCCGGCAGCAGTGCCACCGGCTCTGCCACCACGGCGATCGGCGCCGACAGCCGGGCCGTCAACGTCAACGCCACCGCCGTCGGAAGCGGCAGCAGCGCCGATGGCATCAACGCCTCCGCGGTGGGCGCCGGCAGCAGCGCGACCGATTACGCCGCGTCAGCGTTCGGCACCAACAGCCAGGCCAGCGGCTTCTACTCGTCCGCGCTCGGTGCCGGCAGCACCGCCAGTGGCATCAACAGCACCGCGGTCGGCTACAGCGCCAGCGCGAGCGCGGCCAACGCCGTCGCCCTTGGCGGCGGTTCGGTCGCCGACCGCGATGACAGCGTGTCGATCGGCAGCGAAGGCGCCGAGCGCCAGCTGACCCACCTCGCCGCGGGCACCGAGGCGACCGACGCGGTCAACCTCGCCCAGCTCGAGGCGGTGGCCGACGTCGCCGATGCAACCGCGCGCCAGTTCAAGGCCAGTGGCGAGGCCGAGGCGATCGTCGACGGCGAGCAGGCGGTTGCCGTCGGCGCCGACGCCTACGCGGGCAGCGACCGTGCGACCGCGATCGGTTCGGCCAGCAGTGCGTTGGGCCTGGGCGCGTCGGCGTTCGGTTCCGGCGCGTTCGCGCTCGGCGACTACGCCAGCGCCAATGGTTTCAACGCGGTAGCCGAAGGCGCCAACAGCGTCGCCAACGGCAGCCAGGCACAGGCGACGGGGGACTCGTCGACCGCGCTGGGCGGCCAGCTGTATGTCGAGGACGAGGACGGCACCGTCCTGCTCGACCAGTCGACCGTCGCCGCGGGCGAAGGCGCGACCGCGCTCGGGGCCGGGGCACAGGCCGCTGGCGGGTTCGGCACCGCCGGCGGCGCGGCGGCCAGCGCGGCCGGCGTGCAGGCAAGCGCGGTCGGATTCAGCAGCAGCGCCGGCGGCGACGGCGCCAGCGCGTTCGGCGGCTTCAGCAGCGCCTCCGGCTTCCTGTCCTCGGCGCTGGGCTATGGCGCGGTCGCGTCAGGCGAACTGGCGACCTCGGTCGGCGCTTCGGCCGAGGCCAGCGGCGCCAGCAGCACCGCGATCGGCGAGGCCAGCATCGCCTCGGGCAACGAGAGCACCGCGGTCGGTGGCAGTGCGGCCGGGCTGTTCTCGACAGAGGCCAGCGGCGCGCAGGCATCCGCTTTCGGCAATGGCGCCTGGGCCAGTGGCGACTCCAGCAGTGCGATCGGCTGGCTGAGCACGGCCGAGGCGACCGGCTCGACCGCGCTGGGCGCGGCATCGTGGGCGGCGGAAGCCGACTCGACCGCGCTGGGCTACGGCGCCAACGCCGAAGCGGCCAACAGCGTCGCGCTCGGCGCCGGTTCCGTGGCCGACCGCATCGACAGCGTGTCGGTCGGGATCGAAGGCGGCGAGCGCCAGATCACCCACGTCGCCGCCGGCGTCGAGGACACCGACGCGGTCAATGTCGCGCAGTTGCGCGAACTCGGTGAAATCGCCAAGTCGACCGACATCCACTTCGAGTCGACCGGCGCCGGTGAGGCGATCGTGCTCGGCGAGGAGTCCATCGCCGCCGGTGCGGACGCCCTGGTCGAAGGGGACTACAGCAGCGCGTTCGGCTCGGCCAGCAGCGCGATCGGTGCGGGCGCGGGCGCGTTCGGATCGGGAGCTTTCGCACTTGGCGACGGCGCCACCGCGACCGGCTTCAACGCGCTGGCCGACCACGGTGACGCAAGCGCTTACGGCGCCGGCAGCCAAGCCACCGCCGCGGGGGCCACCGCGGTGGGCAGTGGTTCCATCGCCACCGGCGGCGCCAGCGTCGCGCTGGGTTCGCAGGCGCAGGCCACCGGGACCGGCACGCTGGCATTCGGTAGCCAGTCACTGGCCAGCGGGGATGCGAGCGTGGCCACCGGCTTCATGAGCCAGGCCAGCGGCGCGTTCTCCGCCAGCTACGGCGCCGGGACCCGTGCCACCGGTGACTACAGCTACGCCGCCGGCGGCATGTTCGACCTCGGCGCCGTGATCGGATTCCCGCCGGGCCAGATCGTCATGCTCACCGCGGCCCACGGCATCGGCGCGACCGCGCTGGGCAACGGCGCGGTGGCCGGTAGCGAGTACTACGAGTCGATCGGCGACACCGCGGTCGGAAGCCTGACCGTCGCGGACGGCGGCTACTCCACTGCACTGGGCTTCGGCGCGACCGCCGGCGCCGACAGCAGCGTGGCGATCGGCACCAACGCCTACGTCAACGACGACGCTTACGACAGTGTCGCGCTCGGGGCCGGGTCGCTGGCCGACCGCGCCAACACGATCTCGGTCGGTAGTGCGGGCGACGACTACAACTCGGCGTTCCAGCGGCAGATCACCAACGTGGCCGCCGGCACCGAGGCCTTCGACGCGGCCAACCTTGGCCAGCTGCAGTCCGTCGCGGCGGTGCTGGGTGGCGGCGCCGGCTTCAGCGGCGGCGTGTTCGCGCCACCCAGCTACTTGATCCAGGGCAGCAGCTACGGCGACATCGGCAGCGCGTTCGCCGCGGTCGACCAGCGTTTGAGCGCACTGGCCGAGGAGATCGACGGGATCCCCGGCAACCGTGACAGGAAACCCGTGCCGCCCCGGCGTGGCTCGACCACGACGGCCGAATCGGAGCCGTCGTCGCCGGCCACCGGTACTGCCGGCGTGGCGGGGCTCCCGGCGGCGGACACCCCGGCCACGGGCATCGGCCACGGAAGCGCCGGCGCCAACCCGGTACAGGCCGGCGACGCCGGAACGCTGGCGAGTGCGCAGGGCTACACCGACCACGCCACTGCGCAGGCGTTGCAGTCAGCCAACGGTTACACCGATGCCGCGGCGGTTCAGACCCTGCAGTCGGCCAATGACTACACCGACACCACCGCCACGCAGACGCTGCACTCGGCCAACGCGTACACCGACAGCCGCTTCACCCTGCTCAACGACGACTTCACCGCGCTGCGCGGCGAGGTCGACTCGCGCTTCAACCAGCAGGAGCACCGCATCGACCAGATGGGCGCGATGAGTGCGGCGATGGTCAACATGGCCACCAGCGCGGCCGGCATCGACACCGACAACCGCGTCGGCGTCGGCGTCGGCTTCCAGAACGGCGCCACCGCGCTGTCGCTGGGTTACCAGCGGGCGCTGTCGGAGCGGGCCACGGTGACCTTCGGCGGCGCCTTCAGCGGTGACGACACCTCGGTCGGCGCGGGCGTCGGCTTCGGCTGGTGA